Genomic window (Ruminococcus flavefaciens AE3010):
CACCTCTGCGGTGTGAGTATCGGTGTCCAGAGCTATCTCACCAAAGCTCAGCAAAGACTTGCCGCCATTTGCGCTGCCCTTCCTGAGCTGGACCGCGATACGGGCAAGGAGCTCCTGCATATCAAAGGGCTTGGTGATATAGTCAGCCGCGCCGCCGAGGAGAAGCTCCACTTTATCGGTGATATCAGCCTTTGCGCTCACTATTATAACAGGGATATCCTTTATCTGCGGAAGGAGCTTTTCTCCAGTTATCCCCGGGAGCATAAGATCAAGGAGTATGAGATCGGGCTTTTCCTTTGACAGGAGCATGAGAGCTTCCGTCCCCGAATACGCCGCAGACACGGTATAGCCCTCTGCCGTAAGGGCTTCCGAAAGCATCCCGCTGATATGTTCATCGTCATCTATTATAAGAATATTGGACATTTTTCCACCTCGGTGCTTTTTTATCTATTATAGCATTTCTTTTATCCCAAAGCAAGGGCAGACCCTCTGCTTTCCTGCTCTCCACTATTATAATGAAAGAGCTCACTGAAAAAGGAACTGCTGATTGTATATTCTGACGTTTTGCACTGTAAAAACTTACAAATCGACCTATAAAATTTTGTTTATATTTTTTTTGATATTTCTTGATATAAAATATAACTTGTGTTATAATTATTACAGATTGTAATTCATTTTTGACAAAGGCGGTATAAAAAATGTCAAAAAAAGAATTCGGCGATCTGAATAAACGAGAGCTCGTTGACCTCGTTTATACAATGATGAATGCCGACGAAGAAAAAAGTTCGGAGCTTCCGCCTGTTGAGCAAGTCGCAGCAGAACGTGTAAAGCTTGATAACAAGGCTAAATTCCGACGAATACTGAAAAGTACCGTTTCCGCACTTCTTGTGGTAGCTGCCACAGCAGTATTGATATCAATGCTCTTTCTTCCCGTCATACAAGTATCGGGAGACAGCATGCAGCCCACACTTAACAGCGGAGATATTATACTACTTGTAAAAACAAAGCATTTTTCTACAGGTGAACTATGCTGCGTCTCATGGCAGAACAAGCTTCTGCTCAAACGCGTCATAGGACTTCCGGGGGATAATATAAATATAGATGAAAAAGGAAATGTTTTTCTTAACGGAGAGCTTCTCGACGAGCCCTACGTAACAGACAAGTCCCTCGGTGAATGTGATATAGATCTTCCGTATACCGTTCCCGAGGACAAGCTCTTTGTTATGGGCGATCAGCGTGAGACCTCGGTGGACAGCCGCAGTTCAGCTGTAGGCTGTATAGACTACGATCAGATGGTGGGCAGATACCTTTTCAGGATATGGTCCGCTGACTAAACTTATATTTAGTTTAATTAAGAAGGGGGGGTGCATTTGAATAACTCCTTGAAGAAATATCTTCACGAGCTTCGCATGGAAAAGAAACAAAAACGACGGCTGGCTTCATTTATAACTGCCATGTCCGTGTTTGTTTCAACAGGCGTTTTCTGGCAGCTGCGCGGTATAGGCACTGCTATGACAGATGAAACGCCTTCCTTAAACGGGACCGATACGGCAGCTGCGCTGTCAGCTCCAAGCGGTTCTCTGTGCGAAACCAATGAGATATGGGAATCCACACTTCCCGAGCTGACCGACACGCTCGCGGAAAACGCTGCTTTGATAGCAGCTTCTCAATTAGGCTATACCGAAAACGAACAAAATTATACCTTGGGCGACGATGGCTGTACACATAAGAATTACAGCCGTTACGGCGCATGGTTCGGAAATCCGTACGGTGACTGGAACAACATGTTCACCTGTTTCTGTCTGCATTATGCAGGCGTAAATGAAGCAGATATACCGTTAAGCTCGGGCTGCTGGGCATGGTCGCTGAAGCTGAATGAAAAAGGAGTTCTCTCCCCTTTGAACAGAGGCTCTCCAAAACGCGGAGATGTGCTGCTGTTTGATACCGACCTTGACGGTAAGGCAGACCGCTCGGGAATCATTTTCGATGTTGCCGAGACCTGCTTCATCACTATAGAGGGACAGGTAGACGGAGCTGTAGCGGAATGCAGGCACTCCCCCGATGATGAGCATATCATAGGCTATGTGCCTGTTGAAACGCCTGAGAATGAAAATGTATCCCTTATTGAGTTCTCGGCGGAAAGCGAGTCGGGAATAAAGGTAGCAGCTTCTGCCGAATTGGGCGTATTCCCCGACGGCACTGAAATGCTTGCGACAGATATACCCCGTGACGAGGCTCTGGGAAAAGCTGCCGATGCTCTCGGCACAGGAACAGATGAGATAGAGGCAGTTGCCGTTGATATCTCGTTCCTCTCTCCCGACGGCGTCGAGCTTGAACCAACGGACAGCTCTGCGGTCCATGTGGAGATAACTCTCCCCGAAGAGCAGAAACTCAGCGGCGATGAGTTCAATCTTATTCACATTTCCGACAGCGGCGGTACGGAAATAATCGAAAACGCCGAGGTATCCGAGAACGGCGCGGAGTTTGACGCGGAGAGGTTTTCGATTTATGTTATTACATCGAATGGTGAAATTGAAAAGGATAGGCTTATTATAGATGGAAACAATAATTACGTAAATAACTCCTCGGATAATCCCTATGTTGTGACGCTTGGTTCAATGTTTACAGTTGTAGGCTATACAACCGTTCCCCCTGGCGATAATTATGATCAAGGTTTTTTATATGGTTGGAATCCAGAAATCATCTCTCGTTGGGGAGATGCTAATAATGCTGCTTCTGCTGACTCTAACGGCTACTATCGTCGTGAAATAAGATTTAAGGCGAACAAACCTGGCAATACAAAAGTAAGCTTGGATCTTGGAAATGGTAATTATGCAAATTTATACGTTTCTGTTCAAGTTCCTTCAGAAAGGGATATTTACGTTGTTCGCTGGAATGAAGAAATTGATAAAGATCAGCTTTATACCAAAGATGGTGCCACGTATGTTACTAATTCGCAAAGTACCCCTTATCACATCAATGTTGGAGAAACTTTAACACTTGCAGGTTATTCAAGTGTTAATGCGTGGCTATATATGCCTGGTAATATCGTTTTAAGGCAAGACGGGAGTACATCTCGTACGTTATCCTATGATACAGATGGCGTAAATCGTACGGTAATGACTGTAACTGGTCAGTCCCCGGGCGTACAAGATATTGTGCTGGATGTTGATGGTAATAATAATTATAGAAGTTTCTGGATCGAGGTTCTTCCATCGGATGTTAATTATTCAAATAAGCTTAAAGATATTTATGTAAAAACTGCTCTTGATGATCGTGATATTGATAAAGTAAATGAATTTCTTGAGTTATTCGGTTTTCCGCATTCAGATGATGGATATGTTTATAATCAAATTTCGACCTACGACGGAAAAACAAAATTATATCCTTATCTACTTTCTGTCGGACAATCTGCAATTTTTTATGTAAAAGATTCACCAACATCTACTATGGAATATAAAGCTGTGAAGCTTCCTATTGTCGGTACAACTGAAAATGATTCTTTTAAGGTAATACTTGGTAATGTTTCAAGCAGCGCAGCAGAGGTAACAGATGATGATTTTATTATAACAAAAACAGGTGATGGCGCTGTAAATATCGAGGCGAAATCAAGTGGTTTGTATCGTGTTACTCTTAAAGATAATGATTCGACACTACGTGATTTTTATATCTATGTTGTTGACAGTAATTTTAAAGATATGACACATTCAGATATAGAGATTTCAGACGGAGGTAAGTATACCATTACCGAGGTTGAAACGGACGCTTCTACAGGAATAAAAACAACTACGCTTTGGGAGTATGATGCTATAATCAGTGGTGTAAATGATTGTTTCATATATGATAAATCAGATCAAGTTATACAGAATTATAGTAGTGCAAACAATGACTATACCAACATAGGCGTAGCAGGTTCTACACAATATGAATGGACATCAGAGCCAAGCTTTTCTGGACACTGGGATAAAACTTTTGATTACAGCAAAGTTTCTCATGTTGTATTTGATGTTAAGCTTGATTTAACTCCGAATAGCAAAAAAATTTTGGTTGAACATCTGGATGAAAGTAACAATTGGATCGTGGATACTGATTGGACTTCTGAGTCTTGGTCGGACTCAACTATAACTATTGACAGTGTTCAATACGACTTAGGTGAACAAGACATGATAGATGCATTTAATAAATGTCCGAATCACACAGGTTTGGACTTTACGACACGCTCAACAGGTGCTCTTGTTCAGCTGAATGCCCAAAAAGAACTTATAGGAAGAACTATGCAAGAAAATGAATTTCAATATGAACTCATTGACAGTAATAATGGAAATGTTATCTGGACATCAAAAAATAAAGCAGATGGTAATATTGAACTGTTTAATCACACATATTCTTCTCCTGGTCGATTTGAATACATTGCACATGAAGTCAATAATTCAAATGATACAGAAACATTATATGATAGCAAAGAGTATCGGATAATCGTAAATGTTACTGAAAAACAGATTAATGATATTCCGATTCTTTTAGCAGAAATAGAATATCCAGATGGAGTACCGAAATTTACAAACTATCAGACCTACACCCTCCCCTCAACAGGCGGCGGCGGTGTAGTTCCATATATGATAACAGGCTCAGCCATTATCATACTCTCTTTCGCGGCACTTTTGCAGCGAAAAAGAAAGGAGGATAAATGATCTCTCCTTACGCAGAAACCAAACAAAATTTAATTATGAAAGGTGATATTATGAGAAAAAATTTTAAAAGCTTATCAGCGATATTAATGACTTCCGTACTTGCTGTTTCAGCAGGTTCAATGGCTATGCCCGCTTTTGCGGATTATACGATCACTATGTCCTCAACTGAAAATCATACATACACTGCATATCAGATATTCGATGGTGATCTTCATGAATCAGGCGGTACAAAAACACTTTCAAATGTTACATGGGGTGCAAACATAAACGGTGCTGCATTTCTGACTGCTCTTCAAGGTTCATCAGATTTTGGCGCTACAAATCCTTTTACAGGAAAAACAACAGCTGCACAAGTTGCAAGTATAATTGATGGGTGGAATGATACTACAGATGCATCTAAAATAAAGGCTTTTGCAAAGCTTGCAGCTGCAAATCTCAATACAACAGCCGGGGTAAGCGGAACAGGATCTATCAGTATTGGTGCAGCTAATGCAGGTTACTATCTTATCAAGGATACAACTACATCAATGCCAAATGGAGGAACATATTCTGATTTTATACTCGAGGTTGTTTCTGATGTTACAGTTGCTGCAAAGGATGAAACCGTTACATCAGAAAAGAAAGTGACTGACAAAAACGACTCCACAGGCGCGACGGTGGGAAACCAGACTACCGCTGACTATGACATCGGCGATGATGTTCCCTATGTACTGACATTTACTCTTCCAACAAAGTATGCTGAGTATTCCAAGTATCCGATAACATTCACCGATGATATGTGCGCAGGTCTTACATATAATGGTGACGCTAAGATATACTATGGAAAAAACTCAGGGGGTACCATTACGTATGATGACGGTACCGCACTCGGTGCTTCTTTCACATCAACGGATATATCATCATCAGATGCATACAATGGTGGAAAAAGATATACTTATACAATTGCCGACTTGAAAGCTACACAGGCATCTGCTACTGCTGGCACTAATTTAGCTACTCTTGGTGCAGGTGATGTAATAAAGATCGAATATACTGCAAAGCTTAATTCAAATGCTGTTGTCGGCAGTGCAGGTAACCCCAACAAGTACAATGTAACATTTGCTAACGATCCGAACTGGTATGATGACGGCACTGGACCACAGCCTGATAATCCGCCAACCGGTAATACACCTCCCAAAGAAAACAAAGTTTATACATACAAGGTAGTTCTTAATAAAACAGATGGAACCAATGCACTTACTGGTGCAGATTTTGAACTTTACAAGTTTGTGGTTGATACAACAGGAACAGATTCATATACATCAGGCGGAACAACATATAACGGTACATGGACAAATGTTACAGCATTAAATTCCGGTACGGATAAACCTACTAAAGCAAAAACAGCTTCTGGCTCAGTAGTTAATTCAGTATTCACATTCAGCGGTATTGACGATGGTCACTACAAGCTTGTGGAGACTGCAACACCTCCAGGATATAACTCAATAGATGATATTGAGTTTGATATAACACCTACTGCTGACGGTGATTTAGATGATGTTTCAGTAACAAATCTTTCACTTACAGCTGATGATACAGCAGGTTCATTAACAGGTGACGTTGTCAATAGTCAGGGCGTAATCCTTCCGGGCACAGGCGGCATGGGTACAACAGTATTCTACATCGTCGGTGGACTGCTTGTAGCAGGCGCACTGGTACTTCTTATCGTAAAGAAGAGAATGAATATCAAGGAAAAGTAATTTCCTAAATTTGCAGTATTGCGGCGGTAAGGCTTGTCCCTCCGCCGCAGATATTGCGGCAGGGAGGAGCCGATGAAAAAACATTTTTTCAGCATTGCAATTTTCATAATGTTTATCGTCGGATTGTCCGTGCTGCTATATCCAGCAATCAGCGAATATATCAACTCCAAGCACGCTTCCCGTGTAATATCCGCATACAACGAGAAGCTCAGCGATTCCTCGGAGGAAGAGCTTGAGGCTGTCTTCGCAAAGGCTGAGGATTACAACAAAAGACTTAACGCCAATCCCTCTGCGTTCTTCGATCCCTCTCTGGTTAGCGGGTACGAGGATACTCTCGATATTACGGGAACAGGTATCATGGGCTATATCGACATCGACAAGATCAATGTGGAGCTTCCCATATACCACGGAGTCGGAAAGGAAGTTCTTCAGATCGGCGCAGGACACCTGTCGGGAACGAGCCTCCCCGTCGGCGGAAGCTCCACTCACAGTGTACTCTCCGGACACAGAGGACTTCCCAGCGCAAAGCTCTTCACAGATCTGGACGAGCTTGAGATCGGTGATGTATTCACTGTGACTATACTCAACAGGTGCTTTACCTATCAGATAGACCGGATAAAGGTAGTTCTCCCCGAGGAGTATGACGATCTCCGCATTGTTGACGGCAAGGACTACTGCACTCTCCTGACCTGTACTCCATACGGCATCAATTCCCACAGGCTTCTCGTCAGAGGAGTTCGCATAGAAAACATCGAGGAGAAAAAGGTGGGAGTATTCGTTAAGAACGAAGCATTCAGGATCGATCCGCTGATAGTAGCTCCTATCGCAGCCATACCGCTGCTCATTATAACATTCACGCTGATATTCATCAGCGATAAGCGTCAAAGGAAAAAGACAAAGAAATGATCTATACCGAACAGTTAGCAGGGTGATAAGATGTCAGAAAAGAAAAACAGAATATTTTCAGTGCTGCTGAGTCTGCTTTGCATATTCATGCTTCTGGCTTCTGTCATGCCTGACAGCCGCGCAGCAGAGACAAATTCCTCTGTCACTCTTGTATGTGCACAGGACAGCGTAAAGGTCTCATCTATGTACTGGAAGATATACAAGGTCGGTGAACGCCGTGACGGCAGATTCGTACTCACAGGAAAATTTGCTGGATACCCCGTTGATATGAACGACCTTGATACAGATACCGTCCGCGGTATCGCTCAGGCTCTGGAGAGCTTCATCATAGGCGACAGCATAGAAGCTCATTCAACGGGACTGACCAACTCTGACGGAACAGTCGTATTCAGCGGTCTTGACAGCGGACTCTATCTTGCTGTAGCCAAAAAAGTAAAAAAAGGCGAAACGTCATACATGGCAACTCCCCTGCTGTTCGAGATAAAGGAGGACGGCTCGGCTGAGAAAGCCTTCCCCAAGATATACAGCACCATTACCCTTGAAGGCTCAGTGGGCAGCTATACCGTAAAAAAGGTATGGGTGGACAACGACGACTCCTATGAGGCACGCCCAGTAAACGTAACGGTAGACCTGTTCAAGGACGGAGAGCTTTATGATACGGTAGTTCTCGACGAGTCCTCAAACTGGCAGCACCGCTGGAACACTCTCGAGCTCGATTCGGAATGGCGCGTGCTGGAGCGCAATATCCCTGTAAAATACGCAGTTCTTGTGGATTATAACTCCAAGCAGTTCCTTATAAAGAACTCCTATGCTCCCGAAATGCTTATCGAGGGCGGAAGCCAGACAGCAACGACGACCACTGCACCTGTCACTGTGACGTCAGGCAGTACCTCCTCCACATCGGCCGCGACTACTGCAACTGCCACAGTTACTACAGCATCAGGCTCGTCACTTCCACAAACGGGACAGCTCTGGTGGCCTGTGCTGCCCCTTGCACTTGGCGGCATGACGCTGATATGCATAGGCTTGCTTTCGGGAAAGAAGAATAAAAACGATGAGAGCTAAATTCCGCCGATCATGTATCATCACAGGTGCTTCCCTGATATTTATCGCCCTTTGTCTGTGTGTTTTCAATATCAATGAGAGCAGAACGGCGGCTAAGCGCTCACAGTCCGCTCTTACCGAGCTGAGAACAGCAATTGAAAAGGTCACAGAGTCCACCGCACAGCCCAATACCGACGACACGGAGGACGACCTCTTCGTTCAGTACGAGGAGCCTGCTCCTGCGGAAATGCCCACCGTCAGCATTGGCGATACGGGCTACTGCGGCTATCTTACCATATCGGAGCTTGGACTGGAGCTGCCCGTGATAAACGATTTCAGCTACGGCGCACTGAATACTGCTCCATGCAGGTACAGCGGCTGCACCGAAAGCGGCGACCTTATCATAGCAGCCCATAACTTCAGCAGCCATTTCGGACGGCTGGGCAGCCTTTCCGACGGAGCTGAAATAGTCTTTACCGACTGCAGCGGAAGAGCTTTCCACTATAACATTATAAGCATCGAAGAGATCCGCGGCGATGATGTTGATGCCATGCTGGGCAAGGACGATGACCCGTGGGACATGACACTTTTTACCTGTACCCTCAGCGGCAGAAGCAGGATAACTGTCCGCGCAAAACTAACATATTGAGCAAAGCTCCCTGACACTTATTTGTCAGGGAGCTTTTATTGATTTACACATTTACAATACAACATATCATGCAGATTATATATACTTACGAATAAATCATGAATTCAAACAAAATATTTTCAACCTTTTCTGTAATTTTGTGGGTTGTCTCGCAGGAAAATATGAGTTACAATATTGGTGGATATTAAAATTTAAAGGAGGAATTTCTTATGTTATCAAAACTTCCCTCTCGTCTGACTTCATTTGGAATTGCTGCCGCTATGATGTGTTCTTTCACCAACTTGCCAATACCAAGCATCTCGGCGGCTGAGGACGCAAACATCCGCAATTTCAGCATCTCAGACGTGACCATGACTGACGCATACAGCGTCAACGCTTTCAACAAGGAGCTTGATTATCTCCTTGCATTCGACACCAACAGGCTCCTCGCAGGCTTCCGCGAAAACGCAGGTCTCAACACCAACGGCGCAAAGCGCTACGGCGGCTGGGAAAACACCAACATTGCAGGTCACTCGGTAGGTCACTATATGACTGCCATCGCGCAGGCATATCAGAATCCTTCCATTACCGAGGAACAGCGCTCGGCTCTGTACAAGAGAATGACCACCCTTATCGACGGTCTCAGACAGTGCCAGAAGAGCTCAAAGGGCAAACCGGGTCTTATCTGGGCTGCCTCCCACCCCAACGGCACAGGCGTTGAGGTACAGTTTGACAACGTTGAAGCAGGCAAGTCCAACATCATCAGCGAAGCCTGGGTGCCATGGTACACCATGCACAAGCTCATCGCAGGTATAGTCGATATCTACGACGCAACAGGCTATGCTACCGCAAAGGACTTAGGCTCTGACCTGGGCGACTGGGTATACAACCGCTGTAAAACATGGAACGACCAGAAGCACCGCACTGTACTCTCTATCGAGTACGGCGGAATGAACGACTGTATGTACGAGCTGTACCGCATAACAGGCAAGGACAATCACGCTGTTGCAGCTCATTATTTCGATGACACAAATCTCCATGAGCAGATCCTAAAGGGCGGAGCTAACGTGCTCAACGGCAAACACGCCAACACCACTATCCCTAAGTTCCTCGGAGCTCTAAAGCGCTATACCGTAGCTCACGGCAAGACCATAAACGGCGAAAAGGTTGACGCTACACGCCAGCTTCAGTACGCAGAAGCTTTCTGGGATATGGTAGTAAACCACCACACCTATATCACAGGCGGAAACAGTGAGTGGGAGCACTTCGGCATGGACGATATTCTTGACAAGGAGCGTACAAACTGCAACTGCGAGACCTGTAACTCATACAATATGCTCAAGCTCAGCCGCGAGCTGTTCAAGATAACAGGCGACAGCAAATATATGGATTTCTATGAGAACACCTACTATAACTCGATTCTCTCATCACAGAATCCAGAAACAGGTATGACTACCTACTTCCAGCCTATGGCTACAGGCTACTTCAAGGTATACAGCTCACGCTTTGACCACTTCTGGTGCTGTACAGGAAGCGGTATGGAAAACTTCAGCAAGCTGGGCGACACTATCTATATGCACGGCGACGATACTCTCTATGTAAATATGTATCAGAGCTCTATACTCAACTGGGCTGACAAGAATATGAAGATAACCCAGAAGAGCAATATCCCCAACAGCGATACAACGTCCTTCACTATCGACGGCAGCGGCGCAGTTGACTTCCGCTTCCGTATCCCTGACTGGAAGGCAGGCAATATGACTGTCAAGGTTGACGGCGAAAAGTACTCCTACAAGACAGTTGACGGCTATGCTCAGGTAACAGGCGACTTCAAGAGCGGCGACGTTATCGAGCTGACTATACCCGAGGAGGTCAAGGCTTACTCACTCCCAGACAAGAACACGGTATACGGCTTCAAGTACGGTCCTGTGGTACTCAGCGCAGAGCTGGGCAAGCAGAACATGGCTACAGGCTCAACAGGTATGTGGGTAACTATCCCCAAGGATAAGGTGACTCCCTCAGAGAATATCCGTATCTCCGACAACAGCACAACTGTCAATACCTTTATGACAGACATCAACGAACACCTTGTAAGAGACGGCAGCTCCCTGAACTTCAAGCTCACAGGCACTGACCACGACCTTACATTCTCACCTCATTATCAGCAGTACCAGCAGCGCTACGGCATCTACTGGAACTTCCAGAGCAGCAGCACCGCTGTTGACCGTCCTGCACGTTCAAAGTCCACTGTTACCGATACGGTACAGCCCGGCTACGGACAGTATGAGAACGACAACCTCCACGATATGCAGGAGACTAACACTCAGGGCATCACCGACGACAGCACCTACCGCTACGCTAAGAGCGGCGGTTCGTTCAGCTACCGCATGGCTATCGACAAGGAAGCTCCCTACACTATGCTTACCGTTAAGTTCCGCAAGGCTGACAACGGCAAGTCCATAAGGATAGTTGTGGGCGATACAGTGCTCTATGCAGGAACTCTCGATTATAAGGGCAGCAGCGACGTTTACGACGTAAAGCTCATCGTTCCGCAGGAGGTCATCGACAAAAACGTCAAGGCAA
Coding sequences:
- a CDS encoding beta-L-arabinofuranosidase domain-containing protein, with amino-acid sequence MLSKLPSRLTSFGIAAAMMCSFTNLPIPSISAAEDANIRNFSISDVTMTDAYSVNAFNKELDYLLAFDTNRLLAGFRENAGLNTNGAKRYGGWENTNIAGHSVGHYMTAIAQAYQNPSITEEQRSALYKRMTTLIDGLRQCQKSSKGKPGLIWAASHPNGTGVEVQFDNVEAGKSNIISEAWVPWYTMHKLIAGIVDIYDATGYATAKDLGSDLGDWVYNRCKTWNDQKHRTVLSIEYGGMNDCMYELYRITGKDNHAVAAHYFDDTNLHEQILKGGANVLNGKHANTTIPKFLGALKRYTVAHGKTINGEKVDATRQLQYAEAFWDMVVNHHTYITGGNSEWEHFGMDDILDKERTNCNCETCNSYNMLKLSRELFKITGDSKYMDFYENTYYNSILSSQNPETGMTTYFQPMATGYFKVYSSRFDHFWCCTGSGMENFSKLGDTIYMHGDDTLYVNMYQSSILNWADKNMKITQKSNIPNSDTTSFTIDGSGAVDFRFRIPDWKAGNMTVKVDGEKYSYKTVDGYAQVTGDFKSGDVIELTIPEEVKAYSLPDKNTVYGFKYGPVVLSAELGKQNMATGSTGMWVTIPKDKVTPSENIRISDNSTTVNTFMTDINEHLVRDGSSLNFKLTGTDHDLTFSPHYQQYQQRYGIYWNFQSSSTAVDRPARSKSTVTDTVQPGYGQYENDNLHDMQETNTQGITDDSTYRYAKSGGSFSYRMAIDKEAPYTMLTVKFRKADNGKSIRIVVGDTVLYAGTLDYKGSSDVYDVKLIVPQEVIDKNVKAITADGTDYDVLTVTFSSNDDKESAKVCDFIYMTAVKPLYEYDSSIAYFVDCGDHNTYTLSGKDKLGYYNSVTEQLYGPDEVTGAEWGLIDDATDQYDGSKNSAGIYTANTWCDERNTGDGRDKTASFRYTKNQYENNIDRHLDYGFTLPNGKYSVEMCFSDPWSCSTSPTVYANYGTDDQKIIAENCATNGSTVSKGEVTVKNGKLTVNMRSADKAININYIIIRTLEQEPLPIATTTIATTTTTTTTTTTTTTTTTTAPAPKADKLGDANCDGQIDMSDVVLIMQSLANPDKYALGGTDPKSITEKGLANADVDTSSKGVTSGDALRIQEYLLHKITSFEAAE